Proteins found in one uncultured Campylobacter sp. genomic segment:
- a CDS encoding NUDIX hydrolase, giving the protein MDTTIKNFKISELKSSNFVKPFRLSFEMDGVARAWDCVKVHDSVSILLYHTQRDALLLVKQFRPSVWFYQEEGLINSPEKGYTYELCAGILDKGISEEQTAIEEVLEETGYAVKDLKFITSYYSALGFAANRQILYFACIDESMKIGSGGGVDGEKIELFYLPAAKAREFMFDEKIVRAPGLILAFQWFLSEFKA; this is encoded by the coding sequence ATGGATACTACTATAAAAAATTTTAAAATTTCCGAGCTTAAAAGCTCAAATTTCGTTAAACCCTTTCGCCTGAGCTTCGAGATGGACGGCGTAGCGCGCGCGTGGGACTGCGTCAAGGTGCACGATAGCGTATCGATTTTGCTCTACCATACGCAGCGCGACGCGCTCTTGCTCGTCAAGCAGTTTCGCCCCAGCGTGTGGTTTTATCAAGAGGAAGGCTTAATAAATTCGCCCGAAAAGGGCTACACCTATGAGCTTTGCGCTGGCATTTTAGACAAGGGCATCAGCGAGGAGCAAACGGCGATCGAAGAGGTGCTTGAGGAGACGGGATATGCCGTGAAGGATCTGAAATTTATCACGAGCTATTACAGCGCCCTGGGCTTTGCGGCGAACCGTCAAATTTTATACTTCGCGTGCATCGACGAATCGATGAAGATCGGTAGCGGCGGCGGCGTGGACGGCGAGAAGATCGAGCTTTTCTACCTGCCTGCGGCTAAGGCGCGAGAGTTTATGTTTGACGAAAAGATCGTGCGCGCGCCGGGGCTGATCTTGGCATTTCAATGGTTTTTGAGCGAGTTTAAAGCTTAG
- a CDS encoding alpha/beta fold hydrolase, which produces MRVLLRLCIIAACLYVAIAAGLYIFQERLIFLGEPLDKNFKFSFENSEFVGLVNAPESGAHLDMQASATQNIAATKSGADENTSAVDAAKEGAVAAGEIKSESAQTSAEHIGENVAVNGNSGNNANVAAIKFQEINIPFGGGLINGLKFSAAEPKGAILFFHGNFGDVSGWGAYGADFAALGYDFYIFDYPGYGKSDGKISSQQQLFASADAMSLYVLAQHSPRKLTMIGYSIGSGIAAQQAAKWDAARLILLAPYFSFERLAHEKIPFVPKFLIRYKIPTAEFLHAARSTQITLIHGAADELIPVRHCRDLAGSLKAGDLFYEIPDARHNGLLAMPRIWEILKERLR; this is translated from the coding sequence ATGAGGGTTTTACTTAGGCTGTGTATTATCGCGGCGTGCCTTTATGTGGCGATCGCGGCGGGACTTTATATCTTTCAGGAGCGGCTGATATTTTTGGGCGAGCCGCTAGATAAAAACTTCAAATTTAGCTTTGAAAATTCCGAATTTGTAGGACTTGTGAACGCGCCCGAGAGCGGCGCGCATTTAGATATGCAGGCGTCTGCTACGCAAAATATTGCCGCTACAAAGAGCGGCGCGGACGAAAACACTTCCGCGGTTGATGCCGCAAAAGAAGGCGCCGTCGCAGCGGGTGAGATCAAAAGCGAAAGCGCTCAAACTAGCGCCGAGCATATCGGCGAAAACGTCGCAGTAAACGGCAATTCGGGTAATAACGCAAACGTCGCTGCGATAAAATTTCAAGAGATCAATATCCCGTTTGGGGGCGGGTTGATAAACGGGCTGAAATTTAGTGCGGCAGAGCCTAAAGGCGCGATTTTGTTCTTTCACGGCAACTTCGGCGACGTGAGCGGCTGGGGCGCATACGGCGCGGATTTTGCGGCTTTGGGATACGATTTTTATATTTTCGATTACCCGGGCTACGGCAAATCGGACGGCAAAATTTCATCGCAGCAGCAGCTTTTTGCGAGCGCGGATGCGATGAGCCTCTACGTTTTAGCGCAGCATTCGCCAAGAAAGCTCACGATGATCGGCTACTCGATCGGAAGCGGCATCGCGGCACAGCAGGCTGCGAAGTGGGATGCGGCGCGGCTGATTTTGCTCGCGCCGTATTTTAGTTTCGAGCGGCTTGCGCACGAAAAAATCCCCTTCGTACCGAAGTTCTTGATCCGCTATAAGATTCCGACCGCGGAATTTTTGCACGCGGCGCGTAGCACTCAGATCACGCTCATTCACGGAGCCGCCGACGAGCTGATACCGGTGCGCCACTGTCGCGATCTTGCGGGATCTCTTAAGGCGGGCGATCTATTTTATGAAATACCAGATGCGCGGCATAATGGACTGCTGGCAATGCCCCGTATTTGGGAAATTTTAAAAGAGAGGCTGCGCTAA
- a CDS encoding peptidoglycan DD-metalloendopeptidase family protein has translation MTRIFILLFLWIGVVFANNPSVEKFAWPDGVSLLQFMETAGIPASVYYDLDKEDQELAAEVRAGVECQILRDPAGRVSQLLIPVSEELQIHIYRDKFGTFRFVYTPIVYEENSYSLGIQIESSPYQDIIKATGNAALANEFMLVFKNEVNFKKLQKGDRLVILYEQKTRLGKPFGGVNITAGMIEENKKPKSLYFFDDKYYDRSGKKVESFLLITPLVYTRISSYFTPKRFHPILKRYRAHLGVDYAAPKGTRVNAAGAGKISFVGRKNGYGNTVEINHGGGISTLYAHLSGFASGTKAGVSVKQGQLIAYVGSTGLSSGPHLHFGLYKNKQAIDPLKVVKIEKTNVISAEELKFKALVKDMDARMAAAKDGSKNPAKFENYESLITIN, from the coding sequence ATGACTAGAATTTTTATATTGCTTTTTCTGTGGATAGGCGTGGTTTTTGCGAACAACCCCAGCGTAGAGAAGTTTGCCTGGCCCGATGGCGTGAGTCTGCTGCAATTTATGGAAACCGCGGGCATCCCCGCATCTGTATATTACGACCTGGATAAAGAGGATCAGGAGCTTGCCGCTGAGGTGCGAGCGGGCGTGGAGTGTCAAATTTTGCGTGATCCCGCAGGTCGCGTCTCCCAGCTGTTAATTCCCGTCAGCGAGGAGCTTCAGATCCACATCTACCGCGATAAATTCGGCACTTTTAGATTCGTTTATACTCCGATAGTTTATGAGGAAAACAGCTACTCATTAGGAATTCAGATCGAAAGCTCGCCCTATCAAGACATCATCAAAGCTACGGGCAATGCGGCTTTAGCAAATGAGTTTATGCTTGTTTTTAAAAACGAGGTAAATTTTAAAAAGCTGCAAAAGGGCGATCGGCTTGTGATCCTGTATGAGCAAAAGACGCGTCTTGGCAAACCTTTTGGCGGAGTAAATATCACCGCAGGAATGATCGAGGAAAATAAAAAGCCCAAATCGCTATATTTTTTCGATGATAAATACTACGACCGAAGCGGCAAAAAGGTCGAATCTTTTCTGCTAATCACGCCGCTTGTTTATACTAGAATTTCATCCTATTTTACCCCAAAAAGATTTCATCCGATTTTAAAGCGATATCGCGCGCATCTGGGTGTGGATTACGCAGCCCCCAAAGGCACTAGAGTAAATGCTGCAGGAGCGGGCAAGATTAGCTTCGTAGGGCGTAAAAACGGCTACGGCAATACTGTCGAAATCAACCACGGCGGCGGTATCAGCACGCTTTATGCACATCTTAGCGGCTTTGCTAGTGGCACAAAAGCAGGCGTTAGCGTCAAGCAAGGTCAGTTAATCGCCTATGTGGGCTCGACCGGGCTTAGTTCGGGACCGCATCTGCACTTCGGACTTTATAAAAATAAGCAGGCGATAGATCCGCTTAAGGTAGTCAAGATTGAAAAAACTAACGTTATAAGCGCTGAGGAGCTTAAATTTAAAGCTCTCGTCAAAGATATGGACGCTAGAATGGCTGCGGCTAAAGACGGCTCGAAAAACCCTGCTAAATTTGAAAACTACGAGTCGCTTATCACGATAAATTAA
- a CDS encoding plasminogen-binding N-terminal domain-containing protein — protein sequence MKKALLILGLFLSAAIGAEFNMPRYEIALLSVKDGSGEIADSPTIAVGSSGVVMHNFGSGASSIIARAVVMQKSAGKAKVRFEVFDMLAQEALPLPKILPSSGDKVILNFLYDRAIIVAPNAEIYEQVIKAFPNINFIHPDLGGAYLSYNHKPNPSRDDFRKICAQNSAGLIFIAMDKQGVFADCGSFKPLRTFASGSVAYYQLPFYSRVGEIKTVIWDFTNGPISDYDKHYRYLLGLDGDE from the coding sequence TTGAAAAAAGCTTTACTTATTTTAGGTCTATTTTTAAGTGCGGCTATAGGGGCGGAATTTAACATGCCGCGATACGAAATCGCCCTACTTAGTGTAAAGGATGGTTCGGGCGAGATTGCAGATAGCCCTACGATTGCCGTAGGCAGCAGTGGAGTAGTGATGCATAATTTCGGCAGCGGCGCAAGCTCCATCATCGCACGTGCCGTCGTGATGCAAAAAAGCGCAGGCAAGGCAAAGGTGCGATTTGAGGTTTTTGATATGTTAGCTCAAGAGGCGTTGCCGCTGCCTAAAATTTTACCCTCAAGCGGCGATAAAGTGATCTTAAATTTCCTCTATGACCGCGCCATAATCGTCGCGCCTAACGCTGAAATTTACGAGCAGGTTATCAAAGCTTTTCCAAATATAAATTTTATCCACCCGGATCTTGGCGGCGCCTATCTTAGCTACAACCACAAGCCAAATCCCAGCCGCGACGATTTTCGTAAAATTTGTGCGCAAAACAGCGCCGGACTGATTTTTATCGCGATGGATAAACAAGGCGTATTTGCCGACTGCGGCAGCTTCAAGCCTTTGCGCACGTTCGCTAGCGGCAGCGTAGCTTATTATCAGCTGCCGTTTTACTCGCGCGTGGGCGAGATAAAGACCGTCATTTGGGACTTTACTAATGGCCCGATCAGCGATTACGACAAACACTACCGCTATTTGCTGGGCTTAGATGGCGACGAATAG
- a CDS encoding FAD-linked oxidase C-terminal domain-containing protein — protein sequence MATNSAAQAFFTNLLGADNAYFDEAHRTAYCYDATKRRCLPDGVLFPRSEDDVSQILKFCNENLIPIVPRGAGSGFTGGSLAANGGVILAFEKHMNKILEIDMQNLLAVVQPGCINIDLQKAAAARGLFYPPDPASQDYSTLGGNVAENSGGMRAAKYGITKDYVMALRAVLPNGEVIRAGKRTIKDVAGFNVVGILIASEGALAIITEITLKLIPMPKLKKTAMGVFPSVDAAMNAVYKTMAAGITPVAMEFLDALCIAAVEEKFHKGLPKGAGAILICETDGNLEAVLLEELALIKEIFVQNGASDFRIAESEEERAGIWFARRNCSQAINIYGTLKLNEDITVPRSQLPELLRRIARIGDKYGVRVPCFGHTGDGNVHTNVMVADKKDEAQVRRGHDAITEIFKAAVNLGGTLSGEHGIGLSKAEFMPLAFSAAEMELFRAIKRAFDPKGILNPGKMGL from the coding sequence ATGGCGACGAATAGCGCCGCACAAGCGTTTTTTACAAATCTATTAGGCGCGGATAACGCTTATTTTGACGAGGCTCATCGCACAGCATACTGCTACGACGCGACGAAAAGACGCTGCCTGCCGGACGGCGTGCTTTTCCCGCGAAGTGAGGACGATGTCAGTCAAATTTTAAAATTCTGCAACGAAAATTTAATCCCCATAGTTCCAAGAGGCGCAGGTAGCGGTTTTACGGGTGGATCTTTAGCCGCAAACGGCGGAGTGATTTTAGCATTTGAAAAACATATGAATAAAATTCTAGAAATCGACATGCAAAATCTACTCGCCGTAGTCCAACCCGGCTGCATAAATATCGATCTGCAAAAAGCAGCCGCAGCGCGCGGGCTCTTTTATCCGCCCGATCCCGCAAGCCAGGATTATTCCACGCTAGGAGGCAATGTCGCCGAAAACTCCGGCGGTATGCGCGCCGCAAAATACGGCATCACCAAAGACTACGTAATGGCACTGCGTGCGGTACTGCCTAATGGAGAGGTGATCCGAGCGGGCAAACGCACTATCAAAGATGTCGCAGGCTTCAACGTGGTAGGAATTTTAATCGCAAGCGAAGGCGCGCTTGCCATCATCACCGAAATCACGCTCAAACTAATCCCGATGCCAAAGCTTAAAAAGACCGCGATGGGCGTCTTTCCTAGCGTAGATGCGGCAATGAATGCCGTGTATAAGACGATGGCTGCCGGTATCACGCCCGTGGCGATGGAATTTTTAGACGCGCTGTGCATAGCCGCGGTCGAGGAGAAATTTCACAAGGGCTTGCCGAAGGGTGCGGGCGCGATTTTGATCTGCGAAACCGACGGCAATTTAGAAGCAGTGCTTTTGGAGGAGCTCGCACTCATAAAAGAAATTTTCGTTCAAAACGGCGCGAGCGACTTTCGCATCGCAGAAAGCGAAGAAGAGCGTGCGGGCATTTGGTTTGCGAGACGCAACTGCTCGCAGGCGATCAATATCTACGGCACGCTTAAGCTAAATGAGGACATCACCGTCCCGCGCTCGCAGCTGCCCGAGCTACTGCGCCGTATCGCGCGCATCGGCGATAAATACGGCGTGCGCGTGCCCTGCTTCGGGCACACGGGCGATGGCAACGTCCACACCAACGTCATGGTCGCCGACAAAAAGGACGAAGCTCAGGTGCGACGCGGACATGACGCAATCACCGAAATTTTCAAAGCTGCAGTTAATCTTGGCGGTACGCTCAGCGGCGAGCACGGCATCGGGCTAAGCAAAGCAGAATTTATGCCACTAGCTTTTAGCGCAGCAGAGATGGAGCTATTTCGCGCAATCAAAAGGGCTTTCGATCCAAAAGGCATCTTAAATCCCGGAAAAATGGGGCTTTAA
- the mgtE gene encoding magnesium transporter translates to MENKEQLDDVEEAKALLDAHLDDTLEHELSAADLTEHLKTLKKHDEEKYVEFLKKLDPEDLADAALEMPEHMLEDVIETLPHEKIVKAIEELESDDQAELLQNIGEIDEDKAEQIFYGLDEDDRHDILTISKYSEDEAGAYMQTEVFSARQDQTLGQAVEMLRVMREKDEIENVFQLFVLDKKGHLLTSFSTSDLILYDFSLTLEQISQKFGAENKIHFATDTDKIDDVIKDFEEFDLNVIPVVDANGVLIGRITADDIHDLIQERATEQIYNLAGVDDEAEDDETTIFKAGRARAVWLAVNLCTAIVSSTIIGLFDATIEKLVALAVLMPIVASMGGNTGTQALTVTVRRLALGEIAFKDKKQVLFREITIAFINGLIFATLMGFVAYFWFGIKLLGLVIAMSMVLNLTLAGLFGAVIPITLKKLNIDPAVGSSVLLTTVTDIVGFFSFLGLATWILL, encoded by the coding sequence ATGGAAAATAAAGAGCAGCTGGACGACGTCGAGGAAGCCAAAGCGCTTCTTGATGCGCACCTGGATGATACGCTTGAGCATGAGCTGAGTGCCGCCGATCTTACGGAGCATTTAAAAACTCTAAAAAAGCATGACGAAGAAAAATACGTAGAATTCTTAAAAAAGCTAGATCCTGAGGATCTTGCCGATGCTGCGCTTGAGATGCCCGAGCATATGCTCGAAGATGTCATCGAAACTCTGCCTCACGAAAAGATCGTAAAAGCGATTGAGGAGCTTGAAAGCGACGATCAGGCGGAGCTTTTGCAAAATATCGGCGAAATCGACGAGGACAAGGCCGAGCAGATTTTCTATGGGCTTGACGAGGATGATCGCCACGATATTCTTACTATCTCCAAATATAGCGAAGACGAGGCGGGCGCGTATATGCAGACCGAGGTCTTTAGCGCGAGGCAGGATCAGACCCTGGGGCAGGCGGTCGAGATGCTGCGCGTTATGCGCGAAAAGGACGAGATCGAGAACGTCTTTCAACTCTTTGTGCTCGATAAAAAGGGACATCTGCTTACGAGCTTTTCGACGTCCGATCTTATTTTATATGATTTTTCGCTCACGCTGGAGCAAATTTCACAAAAATTCGGCGCCGAAAATAAAATCCACTTCGCCACCGATACCGACAAGATCGATGACGTGATCAAGGATTTTGAGGAGTTCGACCTTAACGTCATCCCTGTTGTCGATGCTAACGGCGTGCTCATCGGGCGTATCACCGCCGATGATATCCACGATCTCATTCAAGAGCGCGCCACCGAGCAAATTTACAACCTCGCGGGCGTCGATGACGAAGCGGAGGACGATGAGACTACGATCTTTAAGGCGGGCCGCGCGCGCGCTGTGTGGCTAGCGGTAAATTTATGCACGGCGATCGTAAGCTCCACGATCATCGGGCTTTTTGACGCTACTATCGAAAAGCTAGTCGCGCTCGCCGTGCTTATGCCAATAGTCGCCTCCATGGGCGGTAACACAGGCACGCAGGCGCTTACGGTAACCGTGCGCCGCTTGGCTCTGGGCGAGATAGCGTTTAAAGATAAAAAGCAGGTTCTCTTTCGCGAGATTACGATCGCTTTTATAAACGGCCTCATTTTTGCCACGCTGATGGGGTTTGTGGCGTATTTTTGGTTCGGCATTAAGCTTTTGGGGCTAGTGATTGCGATGTCGATGGTGCTAAATTTAACGCTTGCGGGGCTTTTTGGCGCCGTCATTCCGATCACGCTTAAAAAATTAAATATCGACCCCGCCGTCGGCAGCTCCGTGCTGCTTACCACGGTTACGGACATCGTGGGATTTTTTAGCTTTTTAGGACTTGCGACATGGATACTACTATAA